One genomic window of Microbacterium sp. BH-3-3-3 includes the following:
- the panC gene encoding pantoate--beta-alanine ligase, with amino-acid sequence MIRTLQDLRTRLGEIRGADRPAGGPRVALVSTLGALHDGHVDLIHEARSNADVVVVSTFVNPLRFRTAEETASYPRSPDADARVLAELGVDVVFAPTAEEFLPRGTATTRVSAGDVGLRYEGRVRPFYFDGVLTVEAKLFHLVAPDVAVYGERDAQRVFLVRRMIRDLDFAIDVATVPTVRTPDGLPVSSRVALLDDAERRAASLLPRALEAAASNADLGVDSCIAAAQSSLMGEQRITLEYLNVVDPATFLPVDEGHTGRALALIAATVAGHRFIDNTEISLR; translated from the coding sequence ATGATCCGCACCCTTCAGGATCTGCGCACCCGACTCGGAGAAATCCGAGGCGCAGATCGACCGGCGGGCGGCCCGCGCGTCGCCCTCGTCTCGACCCTCGGCGCTCTGCACGACGGTCACGTCGATCTGATCCACGAGGCCCGCTCGAACGCCGATGTCGTCGTCGTGTCGACATTCGTGAACCCCCTGCGCTTCCGCACCGCGGAAGAGACGGCGAGCTACCCGCGTTCTCCGGACGCCGACGCGCGCGTCCTGGCCGAGCTCGGGGTCGACGTCGTGTTCGCCCCGACCGCCGAGGAGTTCCTGCCGCGGGGCACGGCCACCACCCGCGTCTCGGCGGGCGATGTCGGCCTGCGGTACGAGGGGCGCGTGCGTCCGTTCTACTTCGACGGCGTCCTGACCGTCGAGGCGAAGCTCTTCCACCTGGTCGCCCCCGACGTGGCCGTCTACGGCGAGCGCGACGCGCAGCGGGTGTTCCTGGTGCGTCGCATGATCCGCGATCTGGACTTCGCGATCGACGTGGCCACCGTGCCGACGGTGCGGACCCCCGACGGGCTGCCCGTGTCGAGCCGCGTCGCGCTGCTCGACGATGCCGAGCGCCGCGCGGCCTCTCTTCTGCCGCGCGCCCTCGAAGCGGCCGCCTCGAACGCCGATCTGGGCGTGGACTCCTGCATCGCCGCGGCCCAGTCGTCGCTGATGGGTGAGCAGCGCATCACCCTGGAGTACCTCAACGTGGTCGACCCGGCCACGTTCCTGCCCGTCGACGAAGGCCACACGGGGCGCGCCCTCGCCCTCATCGCGGCGACGGTCGCGGGACACCGCTTCATCGACAACACCGAGATCTCGCTGCGCTGA
- a CDS encoding DUF2520 domain-containing protein, whose product MSAGRAGRLGVGIIGAGRVGPVIGAALAGAGHALTAITSGSDDDRVEAILPGLPVVSADEVVRRSELVVIAVPHEQLPGLVAGLADVGAWQPGQLVLHTDPAYGARVLDPAAQRGAIPLAIHPAIVFTGASSIDLRQLAQAYAAVTAPGPVLPIAQALAVELGCEPVVVAEEDRTVYAEAIATATEFSRSIVRQSSDLLTRVGVDNPGGYLSALVRSSVDQALIEGAGLRGLDGDDTIDG is encoded by the coding sequence ATGAGCGCCGGGCGCGCCGGTCGTCTCGGCGTCGGCATCATCGGGGCGGGCCGGGTCGGCCCCGTCATCGGCGCGGCGCTCGCCGGTGCCGGTCACGCGCTGACGGCGATCACCTCGGGGTCCGACGACGACCGCGTCGAGGCCATCCTGCCGGGACTGCCCGTGGTGAGCGCCGACGAAGTGGTGCGCCGCAGCGAGCTGGTCGTCATCGCGGTTCCGCACGAGCAGTTGCCGGGCCTGGTCGCGGGCCTCGCCGACGTCGGCGCGTGGCAACCGGGCCAGCTCGTGCTGCACACCGACCCGGCGTACGGCGCCCGGGTGCTCGACCCCGCGGCCCAGCGCGGAGCGATCCCGCTCGCGATCCATCCGGCGATCGTCTTCACCGGGGCCTCGTCGATCGATCTGCGCCAGCTCGCCCAGGCCTACGCGGCGGTCACGGCGCCCGGCCCCGTTCTGCCGATCGCCCAGGCGCTGGCCGTCGAGCTCGGGTGCGAGCCGGTGGTCGTGGCCGAGGAGGACCGGACGGTCTACGCCGAGGCCATCGCGACGGCGACCGAGTTCTCGCGTTCGATCGTGCGTCAGTCGTCGGACCTGCTGACGCGCGTGGGCGTGGACAACCCCGGGGGGTACCTCTCGGCGCTCGTGCGCTCCAGCGTCGATCAGGCTCTGATCGAGGGCGCCGGACTTCGAGGGCTCGACGGCGACGATACGATCGACGGATGA
- a CDS encoding PH domain-containing protein, whose translation MSDDRSASSAESPGEPGPADDATGPDAEGSAAATPAAASGVPEGTAGPEAAEAPAGPPRRPVVRSPYSDGEWHRLHPLTPVLRGGLSLVVIIGLLVANLRERLIEWFFPAFTDLPPGALPPDPVDFLFANNLLLIAGGIALVVVLVLLGIFRLSWRFHTLRIGDDDVEVRSGVLFRTHRRAPLDRVQGVNLTRPMVARLLGLAKLEVVGAGLDANVKLEYLSGKDAEAIRGDILRLASGRRLAEAGARTAGRSSVARQAAEAVGAGLQGLVDGEDLSDAEPESIVRIPIGRLVASRVLSGSTLVLIALVVGIVVAASVSTLWVLFTVVPMFLAFGAYYVRSIARGLRYSIAPTSDGVRVTFGLFTTVSEIVPPGRVHAIEVRQPLLWRPFGWWSVSLNRLSGRASSDTSSDQFAAVLPIGTRADVERVLRILAPSLSSAEWTLVFRDGILGPVDDDPYVTTPARARLLRPLSWRRNGVRLTDDALLLRRGFVWRSLTVIPLARLQSIGLHQGPLARALRTATVTGHVIAGTAQTAIGAIDRDDAVRLFEQTALTTVAAAAGDRSHRWAG comes from the coding sequence GTGAGCGACGACCGTTCCGCGAGTTCCGCGGAGTCCCCGGGCGAGCCGGGGCCCGCCGATGACGCGACGGGACCGGATGCCGAGGGTTCCGCCGCCGCGACTCCCGCCGCCGCATCGGGCGTCCCGGAGGGGACCGCCGGGCCGGAGGCTGCCGAGGCCCCGGCCGGGCCGCCGCGGCGACCGGTCGTGCGCTCGCCGTACAGCGACGGCGAATGGCATCGACTTCACCCGCTGACGCCCGTGCTGCGCGGTGGACTGTCGCTGGTCGTGATCATCGGTCTGCTCGTGGCCAACCTGCGGGAGCGACTGATCGAGTGGTTCTTCCCCGCCTTCACCGACCTGCCCCCGGGGGCGCTGCCGCCCGACCCGGTCGACTTCCTGTTCGCGAACAACCTCCTGCTGATCGCCGGCGGAATCGCCCTCGTGGTGGTGCTGGTCCTGCTGGGGATCTTCCGCCTGTCGTGGCGGTTCCACACCCTGCGCATCGGCGACGACGACGTCGAGGTGCGCTCGGGCGTGCTGTTCCGCACGCACCGACGGGCGCCCCTCGACCGGGTGCAGGGCGTCAACCTCACCCGGCCGATGGTCGCGCGTCTGCTCGGCCTCGCGAAGCTCGAGGTCGTGGGAGCGGGCCTCGACGCCAACGTGAAGCTCGAGTACCTCTCGGGCAAAGACGCCGAGGCGATCCGCGGTGACATCCTGCGTCTCGCTTCCGGTCGACGCCTCGCCGAGGCGGGGGCGCGCACCGCCGGGCGGTCGTCGGTGGCCCGCCAGGCCGCCGAGGCCGTGGGAGCGGGCCTGCAGGGACTCGTCGACGGGGAAGACCTCTCGGATGCCGAGCCCGAGAGCATCGTGCGGATCCCGATCGGGCGGCTCGTGGCATCCCGCGTGCTGAGCGGGTCCACGCTGGTGCTCATCGCCCTCGTCGTGGGCATCGTGGTGGCGGCCTCGGTGTCGACGCTCTGGGTGCTGTTCACCGTCGTGCCCATGTTCCTCGCCTTCGGCGCGTACTACGTGCGCTCGATCGCACGGGGGCTGCGGTACTCGATCGCCCCCACGTCCGACGGCGTGCGCGTCACCTTCGGCCTGTTCACCACGGTGTCCGAGATCGTTCCGCCGGGACGCGTGCACGCGATCGAGGTGCGTCAGCCCCTGCTGTGGCGCCCGTTCGGCTGGTGGAGCGTGTCGCTGAACCGGTTGTCGGGGCGCGCGTCGAGCGACACCAGCAGCGACCAATTCGCCGCAGTACTGCCGATCGGCACCCGCGCCGACGTGGAGCGTGTGCTGCGCATCCTCGCCCCGAGCCTGTCGAGCGCCGAATGGACACTCGTGTTCCGCGACGGCATCCTGGGTCCGGTGGACGACGACCCCTACGTGACGACCCCCGCTCGCGCGCGGCTGCTGCGGCCCCTGTCGTGGCGCCGCAACGGCGTGCGGCTGACCGACGACGCGCTGCTGCTCCGCCGCGGCTTCGTGTGGCGCTCCCTGACCGTGATCCCGTTGGCGCGACTGCAGTCGATCGGTCTGCACCAGGGTCCGCTCGCCCGAGCGCTTCGGACGGCCACCGTGACGGGACACGTCATCGCCGGGACCGCGCAGACCGCGATCGGAGCGATCGACCGCGACGACGCCGTGCGCCTGTTCGAGCAGACCGCCCTGACGACCGTGGCGGCGGCGGCGGGCGACCGCAGTCACCGGTGGGCCGGATGA
- a CDS encoding PH domain-containing protein: protein MTIPPETPPPVPSEPEHPLAAPAPAEPHEAPVTATEAEADVLDERTYPRILEPRAAGRLPLGDGTWHQLARAYVRVQLISQAAVIVVVAAVAIGIQVFTQVPWQWIPAGVILIVTTIGLIITPRQARSVGYQLRRDDLVFRRGILWQRVVAVPYGRMQLVDITHGPLDRGFGIAQLKLVTAAASTGVTIPGLTQEAAEQLRDTLIAVAETRRTGL, encoded by the coding sequence ATGACGATACCCCCGGAGACACCCCCGCCGGTCCCGTCGGAGCCTGAGCACCCGCTCGCGGCGCCGGCCCCCGCGGAGCCGCATGAGGCGCCGGTCACCGCGACCGAAGCCGAGGCCGACGTGCTCGACGAGCGCACGTATCCGCGCATCCTCGAGCCGCGCGCGGCGGGCCGACTCCCGCTCGGCGACGGCACGTGGCACCAACTGGCGCGGGCGTACGTGCGCGTGCAACTCATCTCGCAAGCGGCGGTGATCGTCGTCGTCGCGGCCGTCGCCATCGGCATCCAGGTGTTCACGCAGGTGCCGTGGCAGTGGATCCCCGCGGGGGTGATCCTGATCGTGACGACGATCGGCCTGATCATCACGCCGCGACAAGCGCGTTCGGTCGGCTACCAGCTGCGCCGCGACGACCTGGTCTTCCGCCGCGGCATCCTGTGGCAGCGGGTGGTGGCCGTGCCCTACGGGCGCATGCAGCTCGTCGACATCACCCACGGGCCGCTCGACCGCGGCTTCGGCATCGCGCAGCTCAAACTCGTGACCGCCGCGGCCTCGACCGGTGTGACCATCCCCGGACTCACGCAGGAGGCGGCCGAGCAGTTGCGCGACACCCTCATCGCCGTCGCCGAGACCCGCCGGACGGGACTGTGA
- a CDS encoding DUF3180 family protein: MKRTGAGILVIAAVIGAVVGFVTDTLLTATGRATFSPAASLPTILALLGVVIVVLAVPVYRATRRRGARRIDPFRALRIAMLAKASSLVGAAATGFGIGLLAFLLSRPVTPSIGSMGSIIATIVCGVVLVVAGLVAEQLCTIRKDDDDDTPGDTPAGPVGA; the protein is encoded by the coding sequence GTGAAGCGCACGGGGGCGGGCATCCTCGTCATCGCCGCGGTCATCGGGGCCGTCGTCGGGTTCGTGACCGACACGCTGCTCACCGCGACGGGGCGTGCCACGTTCTCGCCCGCGGCGAGCCTGCCCACCATCCTGGCCCTGCTCGGCGTCGTCATCGTCGTCCTGGCCGTGCCGGTGTATCGGGCGACGCGCCGACGCGGCGCCCGCCGGATCGACCCGTTCCGCGCGCTGCGCATCGCCATGCTGGCCAAGGCGTCGTCGCTCGTGGGGGCGGCGGCCACCGGGTTCGGCATCGGACTTCTGGCGTTCCTGCTGAGCCGTCCGGTGACGCCGTCGATAGGCTCGATGGGATCGATCATCGCGACGATCGTGTGCGGAGTCGTCCTCGTCGTGGCGGGGCTCGTGGCCGAGCAGCTCTGCACCATCCGGAAGGACGACGATGACGATACCCCCGGAGACACCCCCGCCGGTCCCGTCGGAGCCTGA
- the folK gene encoding 2-amino-4-hydroxy-6-hydroxymethyldihydropteridine diphosphokinase — protein sequence MNVRLAHGLDAAPRATPVTAVVALGANLGARADTLAAAVDELRTLALTGEVRVSAPLETVAVTLTGEDADAPRYLNAVALVQTRLAPTELLAALHRIEARHGRVRRERWGDRTLDLDLIAYGDETIDRDDLTVPHPRAHEREFVLAPWLEVDPDAEIPGRGRIDALLSGLRGSA from the coding sequence GTGAACGTCCGACTCGCCCACGGCCTCGACGCCGCCCCGCGCGCGACCCCGGTCACCGCCGTCGTCGCCCTCGGCGCGAACCTGGGCGCGCGCGCCGACACGCTCGCCGCCGCCGTCGACGAGCTGCGCACCCTTGCGTTGACGGGTGAGGTGCGCGTCTCGGCGCCGCTCGAGACGGTGGCGGTCACGCTCACCGGAGAAGACGCCGACGCCCCCCGGTACCTGAACGCCGTCGCCCTCGTGCAGACGCGTCTCGCCCCGACCGAGCTGCTGGCCGCGCTACACCGCATCGAGGCGCGGCACGGACGGGTGCGCCGCGAGCGGTGGGGCGATCGCACGCTCGATCTCGACCTCATCGCGTACGGCGACGAGACGATCGACCGCGACGACCTCACCGTGCCGCACCCCCGCGCCCACGAGCGCGAGTTCGTGCTGGCGCCCTGGCTGGAGGTGGATCCGGATGCCGAGATCCCCGGCCGCGGCCGGATCGACGCTCTGCTGTCGGGGCTGCGGGGTAGCGCGTGA
- the folB gene encoding dihydroneopterin aldolase: protein MDAADEITLTGVRAFGYHGVYADEKRDGQEFVVDAALALSLRRAAETDDVADTVHYGELAERIVALVEGEPVDLLETLAQRIADDVLTDERVASVRITVHKPRAPIPVPFGDVAVTVRRSRA, encoded by the coding sequence ATGGATGCCGCCGACGAGATCACACTGACGGGGGTACGCGCCTTCGGGTACCACGGCGTCTACGCCGACGAGAAGCGCGACGGTCAGGAGTTCGTCGTCGATGCGGCGCTGGCCCTGTCGCTGCGGCGGGCGGCCGAGACCGATGACGTCGCCGACACGGTGCACTACGGCGAACTCGCCGAGCGCATCGTCGCCCTCGTCGAGGGCGAGCCGGTCGACCTGCTCGAGACCCTCGCCCAGCGCATCGCCGACGACGTGCTCACCGACGAGCGGGTGGCATCCGTGCGCATCACGGTGCACAAGCCGCGGGCGCCGATCCCCGTGCCGTTCGGCGACGTCGCCGTGACCGTGCGGCGGAGCCGCGCGTGA
- the folE gene encoding GTP cyclohydrolase I, whose translation MAVDRERVAALVRELLGAIGEDPDRPGLRQTPARVAESWAEFFAGVDQDAGVPLQHTISVSRGPAPDTLPSGAVMLRDISFRSMCEHHLLPFRGRAHVAYLPGEEVVGLGALPRVIDILAARPQVQERLGEQVADAIAHALDARGVLVVLDATHECVTMRGGRQTEASTVTIAARGAYTEPTARAELVALIGARA comes from the coding sequence GTGGCCGTCGATCGGGAGCGCGTCGCCGCATTAGTACGCGAGTTGCTGGGGGCGATCGGGGAAGACCCCGATCGCCCCGGTCTGCGTCAGACGCCCGCGCGGGTCGCGGAGTCGTGGGCGGAGTTCTTCGCGGGCGTGGATCAGGATGCCGGCGTCCCCCTGCAGCACACCATCTCGGTGTCGCGCGGACCGGCGCCCGACACCCTCCCCTCGGGCGCCGTCATGCTGCGCGACATCTCGTTCCGCTCGATGTGCGAACACCACCTGCTGCCCTTCCGCGGGCGCGCGCACGTCGCCTACCTGCCCGGTGAAGAGGTCGTGGGCCTGGGCGCGCTGCCGCGGGTCATCGACATCCTCGCGGCGCGACCGCAGGTGCAGGAGCGCCTGGGCGAGCAGGTCGCCGACGCGATCGCCCACGCACTAGACGCGCGCGGAGTGCTCGTCGTGCTCGACGCGACGCACGAGTGCGTGACCATGCGCGGGGGACGCCAGACCGAGGCCTCGACGGTGACCATCGCCGCCCGCGGCGCCTACACCGAGCCGACGGCCCGCGCGGAGCTGGTCGCGCTCATCGGAGCGCGAGCGTGA